Proteins from a single region of Nakamurella deserti:
- a CDS encoding FdhF/YdeP family oxidoreductase gives MVLDSSDDKDYDEADLKVEHRKDHAAGPTAVAVSMKRALGHMGVKRTAQTLLKLNQLEGFDCMSCAWPDPDPGHRHTAEFCENGAKAVAEEATTARATPDFFAAHSIAELDSHTELWLGQQGRITHPMVKRPGATHYTEIAWDEAFSLIGDHLKSLDPDQAIFYTSGRASNEAAFAYQLFVRAYGTNNLPDCSNMCHESTSIALQESIGIGKASVSIDDVHHAKLLILAGQNPGTNHPRMLSALEIAKANGAKIISINPLREAGLVRFKNPQTPKGVVGRGTELSDLHLPIRINGDLALFQAVGALLTGWDAVDHDFIERYTTGFDAWKTHVGAIDWDFVTTTTGLSRDQITEMATMIRDSDATVWCWAMGLTQHHNAVATIKEVVNLALIRGDIGKPGAGVFPVRGHSNVQGDRTMGIWERPPASFLDSLQKEFGFDPPRENGLDTVDSIRALRDGKAHFFLGLGGNFVQAVPDTDVIVEAFRHTAMTVHISTKLNRSHLTPGHTALILPTKGRTEKDVQASGPQWISVEDSTCVVHASRGPLKPASEHLKSEVEIISRIAEATIGDRYGLQWKAMRDNYSVIRTHISRVVPGCEAYEVNVHTPGGYVMPHPPRDSRTFPTASGKGEIVVSPVDVLQVPPKHLILQTLRSHDQFNTTIYGLSDRYRGIEGGRRVVFLHRDDITDLGFHDGDYVDLQTRWDGDDHERVAERFRIVEYDTPRGSAAAYYPETNPLVPLDSTAVGSNCPTSKSIVIELLRSGAQDPYDSRSGEGRTDGQDAVGSDWTHKSDPQPLHLS, from the coding sequence ATGGTGCTCGACAGCAGCGACGACAAGGACTACGACGAGGCCGACCTGAAGGTCGAACACCGGAAGGACCACGCGGCCGGCCCGACCGCCGTCGCGGTGTCGATGAAGCGGGCGCTGGGGCACATGGGCGTCAAGCGGACGGCGCAGACGCTGCTCAAGCTCAACCAGCTCGAGGGCTTCGACTGCATGAGCTGCGCCTGGCCCGATCCCGATCCGGGGCATCGGCACACCGCCGAGTTCTGCGAGAACGGCGCCAAGGCCGTCGCCGAGGAGGCGACCACCGCCCGGGCCACCCCGGACTTCTTCGCCGCGCACAGCATCGCCGAGCTCGACAGCCACACCGAGCTCTGGCTCGGTCAGCAGGGTCGCATCACCCACCCGATGGTGAAGCGCCCCGGTGCCACCCACTACACCGAGATCGCCTGGGACGAGGCCTTCAGCCTCATCGGCGACCACCTGAAGTCGCTGGACCCCGACCAGGCGATCTTCTACACGTCGGGACGCGCCTCCAACGAGGCCGCGTTCGCCTACCAGCTCTTCGTCCGGGCCTACGGCACCAACAACCTCCCCGACTGCTCCAACATGTGCCACGAGTCGACCAGCATCGCGCTGCAGGAGTCCATCGGCATCGGCAAGGCCAGCGTCAGCATCGACGACGTGCACCACGCGAAGCTGCTGATCCTGGCCGGCCAGAACCCGGGCACCAACCACCCGCGGATGCTGTCGGCCCTGGAGATCGCCAAGGCCAACGGCGCGAAGATCATCTCGATCAACCCGCTCCGCGAGGCCGGGCTGGTCCGGTTCAAGAACCCGCAGACGCCGAAGGGCGTCGTGGGCCGCGGCACCGAGCTGTCCGACCTGCACCTGCCCATCCGGATCAACGGCGACCTCGCGCTGTTCCAGGCCGTCGGCGCGCTGCTGACCGGATGGGACGCCGTCGACCACGACTTCATCGAGCGCTACACCACCGGCTTCGACGCCTGGAAGACCCACGTCGGCGCCATCGACTGGGACTTCGTCACCACCACCACCGGCCTGTCCCGCGACCAGATCACCGAGATGGCCACGATGATCCGGGACTCCGACGCCACCGTCTGGTGCTGGGCGATGGGACTCACGCAGCACCACAATGCGGTCGCCACCATCAAGGAGGTCGTCAACCTGGCGCTGATCCGCGGCGACATCGGCAAGCCCGGCGCCGGGGTCTTCCCGGTGCGGGGCCACTCCAACGTCCAGGGCGACCGGACGATGGGCATCTGGGAGCGGCCGCCGGCGTCGTTCCTGGACTCGCTGCAGAAGGAGTTCGGCTTCGACCCGCCGCGGGAGAACGGCCTGGACACCGTGGACAGCATCCGGGCGCTGCGGGACGGCAAGGCGCACTTCTTCCTCGGACTGGGCGGCAACTTCGTGCAGGCCGTCCCGGACACCGACGTCATCGTCGAGGCGTTCCGGCACACCGCGATGACCGTGCACATCTCGACCAAGCTCAACCGTTCGCACCTCACCCCCGGGCACACCGCGCTGATCCTGCCGACCAAGGGCCGCACCGAGAAGGACGTCCAGGCGTCGGGTCCGCAGTGGATCTCGGTGGAGGACTCGACGTGCGTGGTGCACGCGTCGCGCGGACCGCTCAAGCCGGCGAGCGAGCACCTGAAGTCGGAGGTGGAGATCATCAGCCGGATCGCCGAGGCCACGATCGGCGACCGGTACGGCCTGCAGTGGAAGGCCATGCGGGACAACTACTCCGTCATCCGGACGCACATCTCCCGGGTGGTCCCCGGGTGCGAGGCGTACGAGGTCAACGTGCACACCCCCGGCGGCTACGTGATGCCGCACCCGCCGCGCGACTCCCGGACGTTCCCGACGGCGTCGGGCAAGGGCGAGATCGTCGTCTCCCCCGTCGACGTGTTGCAGGTGCCGCCGAAGCACCTGATCCTGCAGACCCTGCGCAGCCACGACCAGTTCAACACCACCATCTACGGACTGTCCGACCGGTACCGGGGTATCGAGGGCGGGCGGCGCGTGGTGTTCCTGCACCGCGACGACATCACCGACCTCGGCTTCCACGACGGCGACTACGTCGATCTCCAGACGCGTTGGGACGGCGACGACCACGAGCGGGTCGCCGAGCGGTTCCGCATCGTCGAGTACGACACGCCCCGCGGGAGTGCGGCGGCCTACTACCCGGAGACCAATCCGCTGGTGCCGCTGGACTCCACCGCCGTGGGCAGCAACTGTCCGACGTCGAAATCGATCGTCATCGAGCTGTTGCGTTCCGGGGCCCAGGACCCGTACGACAGCCGGTCGGGAGAGGGCCGGACCGACGGTCAGGACGCCGTGGGCTCGGACTGGACGCACAAGTCCGATCCGCAGCCGCTGCACCTGTCCTGA
- a CDS encoding DUF3311 domain-containing protein yields MAAGGGSGSSPDKGRDPTGWQSGRAVDREEGTGRDAGNAIQWSWWNLLLALPLLMLVTPVFNKTEPRFLGLPLFYWFQFAFVFVGVATVAIVFAATRNRRPGNTERTGDDA; encoded by the coding sequence ATGGCAGCTGGCGGCGGTAGCGGATCGAGTCCGGACAAGGGTCGTGATCCGACCGGGTGGCAGAGCGGCCGGGCCGTCGACCGCGAGGAGGGCACCGGTCGTGACGCCGGCAACGCCATCCAGTGGAGCTGGTGGAACTTGCTGCTGGCGTTGCCGCTGCTGATGCTCGTCACGCCGGTGTTCAACAAGACCGAACCGCGGTTCCTCGGCCTGCCGCTGTTCTACTGGTTCCAGTTCGCCTTCGTCTTCGTCGGTGTCGCCACCGTCGCGATCGTGTTCGCCGCGACCAGGAACCGTCGCCCGGGCAACACCGAACGGACCGGTGACGACGCATGA
- the mctP gene encoding monocarboxylate uptake permease MctP: protein MSGIKTTELIVFLILFLGVAVMGFMAARWKSGDTMDHLDEWGLGGRKFGGWITWFLVGGDIYTAYTFVAVPALVFGAGAIGFFALPYTVVLYPLVFLPVLRLWSVSRTHGYVTPADFVRGRSGSSTLALLIALTGIVATMPYIALQLVGLEAVLRTMGINGSGFIGHLPLFLAFLVLALYTYKSGLRAPALIAFVKDSLIYIVIIVAVIYLPAKLGGWGTIFDAAEAKFDATPAPGDGVLLNGNNQLQYATLALGSALALFLYPHSATGILASRGRDVIKKNMIALPAYSFLLGLLALLGFAAIAAGVTPLTNNATGRPDSNTLIPLLFDQQFSGWFAGVAYAAIGIGALVPAAIMSIAAANLWTRNIYKEYIARNATPKQEATQAKWASLVVKFGAVAFILFIDPQFSIDLQLIGGVMILQTLPAVAIALYTRWLHSKAVIAGWFVGMGWGLYLLYTIPNPANGKAHFGGSALTLDKLSLFGWHPFAGSTLQIYVGIVALVANLVVAVVVTLILRAAKVADGRDETRGRDYHADEGDTDLRAIATH, encoded by the coding sequence ATGAGCGGCATCAAGACCACCGAGCTGATCGTCTTCCTGATCCTGTTCCTCGGCGTCGCGGTGATGGGCTTCATGGCCGCGCGCTGGAAGTCCGGCGACACAATGGACCACCTCGACGAGTGGGGCCTCGGTGGCCGCAAGTTCGGCGGCTGGATCACCTGGTTCCTGGTGGGCGGCGACATCTACACCGCCTACACCTTCGTCGCGGTGCCCGCCCTGGTGTTCGGCGCCGGTGCGATCGGGTTCTTCGCGCTGCCCTACACGGTGGTGCTGTACCCGCTGGTCTTCCTGCCGGTGCTGCGGCTCTGGTCGGTGTCGCGGACCCACGGTTACGTGACGCCGGCGGACTTCGTCCGCGGCCGCTCCGGATCGTCGACGCTGGCGCTGCTCATCGCGCTGACCGGCATCGTCGCCACCATGCCCTACATCGCGCTGCAGCTGGTCGGCCTGGAGGCGGTGCTGCGGACGATGGGCATCAACGGTTCCGGGTTCATCGGTCACCTGCCGCTGTTCCTGGCGTTCCTGGTGCTGGCGCTCTACACCTACAAGTCCGGCCTGCGGGCGCCGGCGCTGATCGCGTTCGTCAAGGACTCGCTGATCTACATCGTCATCATCGTGGCGGTGATCTACCTGCCGGCGAAGCTCGGCGGCTGGGGCACCATCTTCGACGCGGCGGAGGCGAAGTTCGACGCCACCCCAGCACCCGGGGACGGCGTGCTGCTCAACGGCAACAACCAGCTGCAGTACGCCACCCTGGCGCTGGGTTCGGCGCTGGCACTGTTCCTGTATCCGCACTCGGCGACCGGCATCCTGGCCTCCCGGGGCCGTGACGTGATCAAGAAGAACATGATCGCGCTGCCGGCGTACTCGTTCCTGCTGGGTCTGCTGGCGCTGCTGGGCTTCGCCGCGATCGCCGCCGGCGTCACGCCGCTGACCAACAACGCCACCGGCCGTCCGGACAGCAACACGCTCATCCCGCTGCTGTTCGACCAGCAGTTCTCGGGCTGGTTCGCCGGTGTCGCCTACGCCGCGATCGGTATCGGTGCGCTGGTGCCGGCCGCGATCATGAGCATCGCCGCGGCCAACCTGTGGACCCGCAACATCTACAAGGAGTACATCGCCAGGAACGCCACCCCGAAGCAGGAGGCGACGCAGGCGAAGTGGGCCTCGCTGGTGGTCAAGTTCGGGGCGGTGGCCTTCATCCTGTTCATCGATCCGCAGTTCTCCATCGACCTGCAGCTGATCGGCGGAGTGATGATCCTGCAGACCCTGCCGGCGGTGGCGATCGCGCTGTACACCCGGTGGCTGCACTCCAAGGCGGTCATCGCGGGCTGGTTCGTCGGGATGGGCTGGGGCCTGTACCTGCTGTACACGATCCCCAACCCGGCCAACGGCAAGGCGCACTTCGGTGGGTCGGCCCTCACCCTGGACAAGCTGTCGCTGTTCGGCTGGCACCCGTTCGCCGGGTCGACGCTGCAGATCTACGTCGGGATCGTGGCGCTGGTGGCCAACCTGGTCGTTGCGGTCGTGGTGACGCTGATCCTGCGCGCGGCGAAGGTGGCCGACGGCCGCGACGAGACCCGGGGTCGCGACTACCACGCGGACGAGGGCGACACCGATCTCCGGGCCATCGCCACGCACTGA
- a CDS encoding MFS transporter, translated as MPSTRPSPWARLVATAGGRTQLRVIALLAGALALAAGDQTIVGAVAPDMKVALDIDNTAVGLLITAASLVGAATTLPFGILADRTRRVRLLAWCVLSWSVSVTVAGFSPNYLTMLAAQVALGAGIGAATPIVASLTGDLFPSASRGRVYALILAGEFTGAAAALLLAGEMAAWWSWRGAFWVLAVPGPLLAYALIRTLPEPARGGQQELLDHDATAERSGSLTTLVRSRGVQPDPRAVLTTDPTGHSMWWAVKYVLTIRSNVYIIVASALVYFYVAGLQAFIVVFLRGRYDFDQNTATLLLVTVGIATVTGTLIAGPLSDRWIGRGRIAARPVLAGIACLVAFVLAVPGVAIPTFLIGWPLLLIASALIGAANPPLDAARLDVVHSRLWGRAESVRTFVQTLLKSSAPLLFGWLSTVLSPAGVDPNEVQGDGAVGLTRAFLLLLGVLVVAGGLLVVAARRSYPRDVATAIASEDATARR; from the coding sequence ATGCCCAGCACCCGCCCGAGCCCCTGGGCCCGGCTGGTCGCGACCGCCGGCGGCCGGACGCAGCTGCGCGTCATCGCCCTGCTGGCCGGTGCGCTCGCGCTGGCGGCGGGTGACCAGACCATCGTCGGCGCGGTCGCGCCGGACATGAAGGTCGCGCTGGACATCGACAACACCGCGGTCGGCCTGCTGATCACCGCGGCCAGCCTGGTGGGTGCGGCGACCACGCTCCCCTTCGGCATCCTCGCCGACCGGACCCGCCGGGTGCGGCTGCTGGCGTGGTGCGTGCTGAGCTGGTCGGTGTCGGTCACGGTGGCCGGTTTCTCGCCGAACTACCTGACCATGCTGGCGGCGCAGGTCGCGCTGGGTGCCGGCATCGGGGCCGCGACCCCGATCGTCGCGTCGCTGACCGGCGACCTCTTCCCGTCCGCGAGCCGCGGCCGGGTCTACGCGTTGATCCTCGCCGGCGAGTTCACCGGGGCGGCGGCCGCGCTGCTGCTGGCCGGTGAGATGGCGGCGTGGTGGTCGTGGCGCGGCGCCTTCTGGGTGCTCGCGGTACCGGGTCCGCTGCTGGCCTACGCCCTGATCCGGACGCTGCCGGAGCCGGCGCGCGGCGGCCAGCAGGAGCTGCTCGACCACGACGCCACCGCGGAACGGTCGGGCAGTCTCACCACGCTGGTGCGCTCCAGAGGCGTCCAGCCGGACCCGCGGGCCGTGCTCACCACCGACCCCACCGGCCACTCGATGTGGTGGGCCGTGAAGTACGTGCTGACCATCCGCTCCAACGTCTACATCATCGTGGCGTCGGCGTTGGTGTACTTCTACGTCGCCGGCCTGCAGGCGTTCATCGTGGTGTTCCTGCGCGGCCGCTACGACTTCGACCAGAACACCGCCACCCTGCTGCTCGTCACCGTCGGCATCGCCACCGTCACCGGCACCCTGATCGCCGGCCCGCTCTCGGACCGCTGGATCGGCCGCGGCCGGATCGCCGCCCGTCCGGTCCTGGCCGGGATCGCCTGCCTGGTCGCCTTCGTGCTGGCGGTCCCCGGTGTGGCCATCCCGACGTTCCTGATCGGCTGGCCGCTGCTGCTCATCGCCTCGGCGCTGATCGGCGCGGCGAACCCGCCGCTGGACGCCGCCCGGCTCGACGTCGTCCACTCCCGGCTGTGGGGCCGGGCGGAGAGCGTGCGCACGTTCGTCCAGACGCTGCTGAAATCATCCGCGCCGCTGCTGTTCGGCTGGCTGTCCACCGTGCTCAGCCCGGCCGGGGTGGACCCCAACGAGGTGCAGGGCGACGGTGCCGTCGGTCTCACCCGGGCCTTCCTGCTGCTCCTGGGGGTGCTGGTCGTCGCCGGCGGGCTGCTGGTGGTCGCCGCGCGCCGCAGCTACCCCCGTGACGTCGCCACCGCGATCGCCTCCGAGGACGCCACCGCACGGCGCTGA
- the trhA gene encoding PAQR family membrane homeostasis protein TrhA, with protein MRSTVMGTTTTPRPRAKGWIHFYSAPVAAVVGITLTTVAATTLGTRAALACAVYTVTIIGLFTVSATYHRRIWATERARVRMKRLDHAMIFLFIAGTYTPLTVLALPPGSAGWVLPVVWAGALGGATLKLSWSRFPRWLGVPIYLALGWVAVFLVPELHSAAGDAPVLLVCAGGLLYTVGTAIFATRRPDPWPAVFGFHEMFHACVSLAAACHCVAIWLVLFD; from the coding sequence ATGCGCTCCACCGTGATGGGTACGACGACGACACCGCGACCGCGGGCGAAGGGCTGGATCCACTTCTACTCCGCGCCGGTGGCGGCGGTCGTCGGGATCACGCTGACGACCGTGGCGGCGACCACCCTGGGGACCCGGGCGGCCCTGGCCTGCGCCGTCTACACGGTGACGATCATCGGGTTGTTCACCGTCAGCGCCACGTACCACCGGCGGATCTGGGCGACCGAACGCGCCCGCGTCCGGATGAAGCGGCTCGACCACGCGATGATCTTCCTGTTCATCGCCGGCACCTACACGCCGTTGACCGTGCTGGCCCTGCCGCCCGGCTCGGCCGGCTGGGTGCTGCCGGTGGTCTGGGCGGGAGCGCTCGGCGGAGCCACGCTGAAACTGAGCTGGAGCCGCTTCCCCCGCTGGCTCGGCGTGCCCATCTACCTGGCGCTGGGTTGGGTGGCCGTGTTCCTCGTGCCGGAGCTGCACAGCGCGGCCGGCGACGCCCCCGTCCTGCTGGTGTGCGCGGGCGGGCTGCTGTACACCGTCGGCACCGCCATCTTCGCCACCCGCCGCCCCGATCCGTGGCCGGCCGTCTTCGGCTTCCACGAGATGTTCCACGCCTGCGTCTCGCTCGCCGCGGCCTGTCACTGTGTGGCGATCTGGCTGGTCCTGTTCGACTGA